The genomic interval ATAGCCATTGAAGCCAATATAAAAAATCAGCAAGTTTTTGGTCAAGTCTGTGGAGACCCAAGAGCTTGATATTGTGGCCACATTTAACGACAAGCCAGTGGACCAGAAGGCAAACTAAAACTCCACTTGCTCTAACACCCGCAGTATGATGCCCTAATCCTTGAAAGAATTTACCATAATACCATAATGTGAAATAGCAGAAACGGAGAGGTGGACACCACCATTCAGCCATGTTAAAGTAACGCTCTTAAACCATTAGGGGAAGTAGCGTGTTCCAATACAACGCTTGAAGGAGGTTAAAGAGTGGGTTAACAGCAAACAGTGCTTCATGAATGCCAGTTGGGTCACCCCAGCGTGTTGTATTTACAGCACTGCTGAGACAAGAATATTGTCTTCTCTGTTGCAGACTGCAGGCTGGCGTCCAGGATTCTTTCTTGACTTTTGAGGTTTACAAAGATGAGATCACAATGCAGCTCGTCGACAAAGCCTGCAAAATATTAGGTATGCATCACTGTGCCTCAAAAATGAACCATCCTGGGTCATGCCTGAGACTGCAGACCAGGTTTTAGTCTCCTGTGCTCTTTGGAATGCCCTTCCTATGCTGCAAATTTTCTGCTTTCGCTCTTAATCCACCTGACAGCATTTCAAGAACTTCCAAGCCTTTCTTATTCATTAAGGTATCTTTATTTTGCCAGGTGTTCCTGCTGACATGGTTCTGAGAGAGTTTGGAGaatatttctttgaattctGTAAACGCTCAGGCTATGACCACATGCTGAGGACACTGGGTGGAAATCTCTATGAGTTCATAGAGAACCTGGATGCATTGCACAGCTACCTGTCCCTTTCTTACCAGGCAAGTTCAAGTAGGTATTGGGTGGACTGAGCCAGAGCAGGTATGGGTGGACTCTGCCAGAGTTTGTAACACAAGGAACAGCATCTCATAGGTCTGAacaaataatggaaaaagatgCTATAACAGGCTCTCCTATGTTCTGAAACGGATTACTCCAAAATGTTaggacaattttttaaaataattttttctgagTAGTCCTCAACATTAGATATTATTTCGTACATTGGCTCTAATGCATAGTAGATTTTCCTTCACAGATAATCATattcaattttctgtttttcagcttattcatattactgtttattttattaagacaTGAGATGCTTTTTTACAAGTGGAATTCACCAGTATTCTTTATCAGAAAAAGATATtgagcttttgtttttgtttgtttttcctcaggaGATGAATGCACCATCTTTTAGAGTAGAAAAGAATGAAGACGGGTCAATGCATTTACATTACTATTCAGACAGAAGAGGTCTGTGCCATATTGTGCCAGGTAATCAGATAGAATGCAGAGTACAGATCAGGTGGTAATGCAATATATATACAGAGTGATCATATATTTGCAGTTATACTTTGCTCAATTTCAGAATCTTTTTTCGGATGAGGACTGGCCATGGAACTGAAGCCTGGTAGAGTTTAGTCACCAGACATCTGACCTCGGTATTCCCCTACTGCCTGATCACTCCTAGCTCCCAGTAGCTTCCATCAAGGTTTATGATATGACAACCCAGGCCATAAGTGTCCATTCCTGCTATAGAACTCCTATAGCATTCCCTTCCtggaacaaaaattaaagttcaTGGTGTGTATTGTGTCTAACTTGATTAGTTCTCAGTGACTCATAGTCCTTAAATTACAGTGAAGTAGAAATTATAGTTGATTTGAAGACATCCATTCATGCCGTAATAAATACTCCTGCAGTACATGCAATCTGTAAAACTACTGTTGAACCCTGCTCAAAACTGAATCTTTTACCGGCATTTATAGGAATCTCCACAGTTGTACTCGTGCAAGGGTTAAACAGCTGTAAGTCTGTAAGAGATGATCGTATTCCTTTCTTTCATAGACGCTGCTGAATTTAGAAGTTTATCAAAACTTCCCCCTTTGTCAAAACTCATTTCATATTCCTATTGAAGCACAGAACTATTTGGAATTTCAGACAGAGCTTTTCGTGTCATTGTCCAGTATTTCACCTAATAGCTAAGCAGAAATGAGAGGACTGATTGTGCATCTTCATGAAAgatatttccttcctttcagaagaaaatattctgcaacGACTGAAATAGATTGTTAGAGCAGAATCTCTTTAGACCCCCTGCACTTTTTGGGTTAATGGGAATTCATATTATTGCTATGTATGCCTGTTTGGACACATTCTTCAGATATCCTGCTGAGCTGCTTCTagtgaaaataagcatttgtcATCAgacaagacaaaagaaacagcaacttTAAAGCTTGTCTCCTATGCACATATTCTTATCACGGCAATGGTAGTAGGAACGACGTaagttgctttcttcttccagagTCCTTTGGAAAAGTGATTTTTGAAACAGTGAAATTCCACTGTTGGCCATctaaaagggaaaatggaaaggGTTTGTTCTtggcaatactttgtcttttgtttcccCTTCAGGGATCATCAGTGCAGCAGccctggatttttttaacattgagATTTCAATGGAAATAGTCAATcaaacagaagaagaagaagaagaagaaagaactgggaaaaaagaacatgttgtttttcttgtcaCTCAAAACCCTGTATTTTCatacaaggaaagaaatgaattttcttcctcaccTCAATATTTTGCTgagtctgaaaaacaaattgagAACCAACTGAATAAAGAggtattttaatattcattatcactatattattaaaatatgattCAAATAAAAACACCCTTGAATTTCCCTTTGGATTTCTTTCAACAGGACCTTGCAAAAGCCAAGAATACAATTAGAAACAGAGGAAGCTCTGTTTGTCCTGTCAAGAAAAGTCACTGGAAAACAATAAGAGGAATAATCACATTAGGAAAAGGTGAGAGATCATTCAGAGGGAGCTTGTCATCATTTCTGAGTCTCTTCAGTAAGAAAGTCAGTAAGCCTCCCTATCTCCACCCACCCATCCATTTTGAAGTTACCATTCATATTTCCTCTGcgtcttttcaaaatgtttctggttAAGTTTCTTTCAGTTAGACGTTGgtaatcaaagaaaaattgcagATAATAAGCATGCTTAGTAATGACAGATACTTAAATGGAATATGACCTGTCACTTTTGTCTCTTAAACagggttttcttctgaaaagtgtTCTTCTATAAAATGTCATTGTGTGGTACATTTGATACTTCCTTCTCATGCCTCTTGATCTATGATGATGAATTTAAGAGAGTGTTTTTTAACTTGGTAGCTGCTACTCCTTTCCAAAGTTATCAACTGTAGTAAATTCTGAAAGCCAAGGTACAccctctgctaccaaaaatCTACTGCTAATCTAGTAATCTCTGTTCATACCTTTGTATATTATATGTTTataaaacagaaggatttttttcagctacgGTCTTTTGATTCCCCAGGAGGAATGAGAATCCAGCTCAGTATTGCCAAGCTGTCTGGATTCTGGGAGGAGTGAAACATTGAGCCTGATATCATCTGGTGCAATGCCACATGCATTACAAGAGCAGATATATTGAGTAAGAAATTAAtatacattcaaaataaaattttagagtAGCATTAttacttaaaaagaataaaatccctTAACAATAAATGCAAGAGTTATCAAGAGAcagactttgaaaaatgaaaaacccacACTGACTTCTTCTGAAGCAGTAAGAGGTCTAAAAGTTGGGTCCTAAATTTGTAATCTGTTTCACCAGTCTCCTAAGTGACTTGAGCATTTATTATCAAGCAGAATTTACTAGAGTAACTGTCATAGCCACCTTCAGGGGGGAAAGAGATCACTTGAAATAATCATCCTTTTGATTATTGTGGGTTACTGGAGAATCCAAGTTTATACTGTGAAGATCAAAGGCTTTGGGTGTTTCAGTCAGATGAGCCCTTTTGACTATTTTAcccattttattaattttacaaaaatatctgtttgCTGGCAAGCACAACCTGCTCTGTAGATTTGTgaccattttgaaaaaaaactcAGGGTAAGTAAAATAGAAACCAAACAGTAATTTGGTCTTTGTGCTACGGACTAGAGTTCTTTGTATAGGAGACTGAAACCCAGAtcatactggtttttttctccataagTATTCCTTAGTAGCTAGCGAAGTATATTAAATCCACTTTTGTGTACATTTTTGTGGGATATAGCTGTGTTATATTGCTATGACATCTGCATTCATAGAGCAGCAACCTCTACAGTTGTTCATCTATTCTTGTTGTTTCCACATAATTTCATGCATCTAATGCTCTGTGCTTTTTGTGTGGTTAAGCTTTAAACTCTCAGCCAACTCAGATTAATTGCTAATCAGCTATGTATTAAACTGCAGAGCATTTAGCACAGACGTATGCACATTTTTGGACCCACGCACTGTTTACTTTGTCTTCACTCATTATGATACAGGGTCCTGTCTCACTGAGTGGTAAAAAGTAACGCTGACTGGCTTTATGAGGTGCAACCTGATTAAAAACTGCACATTTATCTTGCCACAGGTAAGCTCCTGAGAGGATTTGATCCTGTTTATCCCCAGAGCCTCTGGATtgacacaaaaacattttgcaatggACTGCCTTTTCATATGGTTTTTGACAAAGAGGTAGGACAAGCATGTGGTAAGGGCCTTTAGTTTGCATAAACCATatagtaattttcttctgttttgactGCCCTACAGTTCAGTGCTGTGTGTGCTCTGTATATAGTGCACGCTCATTTGTAGGATTTGCAGAAGTGCTCTGTACAGAGACATGCAATGAAAGTCACTCATAACAACTGGATCTGGATCATTTCAGATAGGAATCTCCTTTGAATTTATTGAGATTACCATGTCTGAAACAGCTGCAGATATGCCAACAAGGTTTATTGCAGCAGTCTATCTGTTACCAAACACTGAACAGAATTTTCTGAGGTTTCTGGCCACCTTCCTGTCCTTGGACGTGCCAGAGACACGACGTATCCTTTAAACTGGCTTTGTACTTATAGCTAGTCACCCTCTCCTTCCAGTTACTAATCTATCCAAAGGCTTTTGTAAGGCTTTGCTGGCAACTGAGGCTCTACATGCTTCCTGAGTCTACTCCTACATGCTTCTGCTGGGAAAACCCAGCTACCTACTAAATTGGGCAGCATGCAACCCTATCTAGTAGGAACTGGACCCAAAAATCTCTTTATCTTCCGAGGGAGGATTGAGTCTCCTCTCCTGTGCACACATACTCTGCAGCAATGGAATTACCCTTCCCTTGGCAGGGACTGCCCTGCGGCTGGTTTCCAACCAGCCTGGGTTCCCACCAAGCTACAGTTCCTCTTGCTCCCAATTCTGTGCAGAGAATATTAGCTTAAGAcaggagcaaagaaaggagaagctgagaataggacagcagaagaaagctgaatACAGCCACTCAGGGAACATGTTTTGGCATCACGCTGGTAGAGATGAGCACATAGTCTGCTTTGTGCCACTGTCCACATTAGCCAAAGTTCAGAGTTTTAAACCTTTCAAGACATCCAGTCTGCATAATTTGATAAAATTACTAGTGTGGAAAAAGGGCAAGTCCTGCACCCATTATTGGTAGCTAGGTCAGAGCTTCAGTAACTCTGATGACAAGCAGTGAAGGCAGGGTGGACATTTCTGCAGGAGTTAAGAGCTCACGCATGGTCAGCAAGCTAAAAGGGAATGACTAAACCTTTACACAGCAATGGTTAAGAGAGGGTAACCCATGGCATCCATTAGAAAATTAATATCTGCCAAGATGTTTTATGccacagttgttttctttttggaatgCAGGACATACTCTGGTATCTCTAATTTTCTCTTGCAGCTACCTGTAAGGCTATTTATTAGGCCTACACAAATGCAAGCAAGGATAATAGTagatagttttgttttgttttgtttttaacaattGATAGGGAGGAGCATTTGGATAATAACATTCCTTTCTGGGGGCTTTGTATTGCTATGAAGGACACTCATTCAGAGCTTTGTGGTCATACActaataaaatagaaactttGCTCAGAAATAAGCCATGTGGTATAGCAAGGCTAagtgtgtgtacatgtataaACAGTGATCAGCTATGGCTTGGCCTGAACCCAAACGGGATATGAATTATAACACATTgtccatattttctttttaagctcaGAGTGAAGCAAGCTGGGGTGAGCATTCAAAAGATTGTGCCTGGCCTTCAGACTATGGGCATCTGCTTGGATCACTATTTCAGTATCGTTCACCCAGAAGTACCCTTCACCATCTCTAGCATTCAGAAATTCATCAACAGCcaatttgttttccagactAGAAGAGAGATGATGCCAGAGTCATGGAAACAACGGCCAATGCTAGAGCTGAGAGGTACTTCACTGTTTTCAATAGCATAAGCATTCATATTAAATCAAGAATTATGCTGGAGTTGAACTAATGCCTTTCTGTGGACTCCTGGCTTCACATAAGTCCTATAAATGGCCTTGTCTTTGTGCAGCGAGGAGACGATTAGATGGTTCTGTTTAGAGAAACAGTACTTTAAGATGCTTGTAGACAAATTCTGCTATTACCTCACCAGTTTTTGAAGGCTTTCAGTCAGAAATAACAACTGCGCTCCCATTTGAAAGGCTTAGAAAGACAGTGTTTTTCTAATGCTGCCAAACCCACATCTTTGCAGGTTTCCTGAGTAACAGAGGCAAGGTGAAGGTAGGATTAGATTGTTTTCTGAACCACCTCTCGTCTCAGTTATTCACAGAGTTGCAGAATTGACTTAACTCCAGttgagtttggaagggacctctggagattgtctagtccatccccgctcaaagcagggtcaactagagCAGATTACTCAGGACCACGTctagttgggttttgaatatgttcaaggatggagactccacaacctccctgggtGACCCATTCCAGTGTTTAACCACCCTTAcagtaaaaagtttttttcttatgtttaaatggaattccTGCATTTCAATTGGTAtccattgtctcttgtcctttcaTTGGATACCActaagaaaagtattttttactcCCTCctatcaggtatttatacatattGATAAGCTCTCCCCAGAGGCTTgtcttctctaggctgaacaaccccagctctcttAGCTTCTCCtatatgacagatgctccaagcCTTCCCAGGTCCTCCATCCTTTACTTCTTGAaaataggagtgacatttgctttcttctagtCCTCAGGAACCTCCACCAGTCACCATGACTTTCAAAACTAATTGAGGGTGGCCTTGCAATGATGCTgaccagctccctcagcactcctGGATGTGTCACATCAGGTCTTGTGGACTTCTGTATATccaatttgtttaaatgtttactAACCTGAACCTCCTGTGCCGATGGTATGTCTTTGTCgctccagactttcccactGGTCTCAGGGCCCTGAAATTCCTGAAGGGCGATTCTTGTCAgcaaagactgaagcaaagaaagcacTGAGTACCTTGGACTTTCCCATATCTACTGGACTTTCTCAGTAGCTCCCttgccccattcagcagcaggcccacattttcactagtcttccttttgctgctcatgtacctgtagaagcccttcttgttcCTCAACAGATGCAACTCCGggtgggttttggctttttcaaCCCTGTCTCTTCCTCTGGGGTGACCTGATCCAGCTTTCACCTcttgtattctttcttttttatgtttgagtttagtcaggagctccttgttcaccCATGCAGGCCCCTACCATGTTTGCTTGACTTACTGCACATTGGGATAGACCATTCCTGAACTTGGAAGAGGAGATCCTTGGAAATCATCCAGCTCTTCTGGACCCTTCTTCTTTCCAagactgtatcccatgggattcTTCCAGGCAGATCTCTGAACGGGACAAAGTACAGTCTCTCAAGTCCAGGGTTGTGATCTTGCTTTTTTGCCTTGTTCACTCCTCTCAGGTTCCTGCACTCCACCATCGCGCAGTCATTGCAGCCAAGGCTGCACCCAGCTTTGACATCCATAGTTCTTCACTGTAAGTATCAGGTCTAGCAGGACACCTCCCCTCATCGGCTCATCCATCACTTGTGTCAGGAAGCTCATCTGTGTCAGTGCCTCAGTGCgctccagaaacctcctgaattgcttgtgccctgctgtgttgtctgTCCAGCAGATATCAGAGTAGCTAAAGTCCACCATGAGGCTTCCTCCACTTGTCTTAAGAAGGTCTcatctactttttctttctgagcagGGCATCTGTAGCAGACACCCATCACAACATCACCCACATTGGTCTGCCCTCTAATCCTTATCTAGAAGCTCTCAGCTGGGTCATCATCCAGCCctaggcagagctccatgcatttCCCTTGCTCTCCCACATAAAAGGCAGCTCCCCCTCCTTGCCTGCCTGTCCTTTCTAAAGAGTCTGTGTTCATCCTttgcagtactccaggtgtgtGAACTACCCCACCAAGCCTCTATGACTCCATTGACATGGTAGCCCTGAAACTGCACACAGACCTCTAGTTCCTCCTGGTTTTTCCCCATGCTGTGGACATCTGTGTACAGGCACCTCAGAGAGGTGCCCAGTCATGCCCATTTCCCAGAAAAGGTACGAGAGTTTCCCCCATAATGCTGccctgtgtgtttttctttgcagaggtTAGAACCAAATATATAGCGTAAGGCATTTCTCTGGGGCGATCCCTGCAACATGGTTGTATTGTCACtcttggttttggttgggattCAATGCTAGTTGCCCTGTGAATCTCCCCAGCCCTCAGCTACGGCCTCCTGCTTCACTGGGGACCTGTGGAAGGGACACAGTGCCAGGCCTCAGAGCCAGCTTCTGCTCGTGGAGCCACCGGGCTCAGCGTGGAGATGCACTGAGCTGTGTAAAAGTAACTGCCCAGGTCTCACCTCCCCATAGCTCTACACATCAGCCTGTGCACCCGACACAGAATCGCTTTGCACTGCTAAGAATTTTCTTTGCCAAAGAAATTACTACTTTGTATGTGGAACAACATTTTAAACCCAGCCACCCAGCACAGGCAATGCCAGTTCACAGGTCTTGGATTGCATCTTTGGCACGTACAGGCAATAAGGAAAGGCGGGGTGAGCATTCCTGCAGTAATACACTGCAAGCATCACTCCTGCCAGCGCCCAGTTCCCGTCTGCTGGGCGAGGGGCGGGAAGGGGCAGGGGACAAGGGAAGTGCTTAGAGACAAAGTCCTGATAACACTGCTACAGctggaggaaagaaattttgATTCCTAAAATGCGAATACATGATTCATTCTTAATTTATGCCTTTGAGGGGAGTTATTTGCTACTGGCTGGGTTTCAAATGTggataaaaatatattagttagctgtgcttttatattttgtagTTGCATTTTCAGATTCTGATTTCTGTCTTCACCCCCTCCCCAATGTTACATAAGAGTTTAccagttaaaattattttagcaaaaaagatagtttatttgctttatttttactgagaGGAATAAGTATGGAATGATTCTCTGCTTCGTGTAATTAACTATAATGACATTTGATTTAAGTGTTGTGTGACCTcaattttgcttctctgaacTATATAATATGACCtaattttcccttctctcctttcaCCTTTCTATAATGAGTGTCAAATCTGGTATTCCtgagattcagaaaaaaattaagtttaggGAGACCTTGAAAAAAGTGATGTTACCAAAACAAGGAACTTTAACTAGTCACAGGTACAATTTTACTTCCTTGTATGCTGTCAGGGTTAATTCACATAGTATCTCTGATGTTCCAATCCTGTTAGTTTTCAAGCTGTTCATTCAGTTGCCCTGGGGATGgggtgagagagaaagaaagaaataggaatTCCTAGATTGCTGTTCAGAAACCAAGGATACTTACGaagcaaataaataacaataaaaaaatataaaaaaatcaaacccataACCAAATctcaacaaagaaaacaaaaactcaatCTCCCACCAAAAATTCCTTCTACTTTTTAGGCATTTTTGTACCTGCTTATTTAGATGATCATAGTGACTGAAAGCTCCAGCTTCCAGGAAGGAAGGCTCTGTTGACTTTACTGGGGCCACATATTACCCACTGTGAAATTAAACTTTAAATGTTTCACTTAATCATTGTGAGTCTCAGTTCCCCTGTGCATGGTGCTGACTGACTGGCTTGAGGAACAGCTCAAGAACTGGTAGCAGAGGAGAGACGAGGAGAGATGTTGCGAGCACTGGGGTTCCTTGTGAAGAGGAGGGACCTGAAGCATGGTTGGGCTCTGCGTAGCAGTTGCAATGAGCGAGTGACTGCTTTCTGGGtcctgaaatttttttatttgcctagTGTACCTCCTCTAATTCCAGGAAACAGAGTAATTCCTGTGATGACCCAGACCCTACAAAAAGCCACTGTCCTTAGAACTCATCCCCTAAAATTAACATCAGTAATATTGAGCATCCCGTGAAAGTCCAAGCTGCTGAAAACTCTTACCGATGCTTATTCAAACAGGCCAGATGATCTGGATGGAGTCCCTGCAGTGCATGCTCTATCTCTGCTCACCTTTGCTTCGCACTTTGCATGAACTGGAGGAGCGACAGATGCATATTGCAGACATTGCGCCTCATGACGTGACCAGGGATTTGATTCTTCTCAATCAGCAGCGACTGGCAGAGATGGAGCTCTCTAAccagctggagaggaagaaggaagaactgCGGATACTGTCGAAGCacctggaggaagagaagaaaaagactgaagcTCTGCTCTACGCCATGCTTCCTCAGCATGTGGCCAACCAGCTGAAAGAGGGGAAGCGAGTTGAGGCAGGTGAATGAACAGGATGCATTCGCGATGCATGATTCGTGCACCAGGTGATGGTGATAGAGAGACTGGGGTGCTGGCACGGCCCCATTGCCACTGCCGTGGAGTACATTCTCTACCTGGTGACATTCACGGGTAGGAGGAGGACCACAGACCCTTAATCTTGCTGATAATAAAGATTAGACTATTCTTTCAAACAAAGCTTTGGAAGCTATTTGCCAAAATTGTTCCTTAGGAGGTGAAAGGTGGTAGCAGCTGCCTATTCAGGGAACAAAATTCGGTGTTTCAATACTAAACtgagattttggtttttaacatGGGTATAAAGGGAAATGAGGGctcaaaaatgaaaggaattaaGAAATTGGTCTTTCCTAGAAAATTCTCTTAGTTCCTCTATGCTATCTATAAACCTAGAATCACCATGATTTCCATTGTTATTAAGGATAGCAAGCAAGAATATGCTTAAATTCCCTTTAGTAAGCACATATATGAAGTTAGGACTAAAGGGCTAAGTATATCCTGAATATGGATGGACAGAGAGATGTATTCAGATGTCTGTATTGTTTGAGATGTGCGATGATTCTTATATTTGATATACTCTTATCGACATCTCTCTTTCATATCAGCACCCGTATATAAGTATTACAACTGATAGGTCATATGTCCTAAAAGAAGGACGAGAAAGCAATCTTTGCAAACAGGTCTCAAACAGATGTCGTGATTGTGCAGCCATTACAAGTACTTACTACTGGTCTTTCTGCTCACAGGAGAGTTCAAGGAGTGCACTATATTGTTCAGCGATGTTGTGACCTTTACCAACATTTGTGCCCAATGTGAGCCTATTCAGATAGTTCTCATGTTAAATTCAATGTACCTGCAATTTGACAGACTGACCACGGTGCATAATGTGTACAAGGTATGTACTCATCGATAAAG from Gymnogyps californianus isolate 813 chromosome 10, ASM1813914v2, whole genome shotgun sequence carries:
- the LOC127020173 gene encoding guanylate cyclase soluble subunit beta-2-like, whose translation is MTELTYKPGSRVSDLSVFEHVQSQTQALSAFQVYTGKCGRHHSPALQVSLVRGFEEMVQHNLYGFINTCLKSLVVEKYGEETWEKLRLQAGVQDSFLTFEVYKDEITMQLVDKACKILGVPADMVLREFGEYFFEFCKRSGYDHMLRTLGGNLYEFIENLDALHSYLSLSYQEMNAPSFRVEKNEDGSMHLHYYSDRRGLCHIVPGIISAAALDFFNIEISMEIVNQTEEEEEEERTGKKEHVVFLVTQNPVFSYKERNEFSSSPQYFAESEKQIENQLNKEDLAKAKNTIRNRGSSVCPVKKSHWKTIRGIITLGKGKLLRGFDPVYPQSLWIDTKTFCNGLPFHMVFDKELRVKQAGVSIQKIVPGLQTMGICLDHYFSIVHPEVPFTISSIQKFINSQFVFQTRREMMPESWKQRPMLELRGQMIWMESLQCMLYLCSPLLRTLHELEERQMHIADIAPHDVTRDLILLNQQRLAEMELSNQLERKKEELRILSKHLEEEKKKTEALLYAMLPQHVANQLKEGKRVEAGEFKECTILFSDVVTFTNICAQCEPIQIVLMLNSMYLQFDRLTTVHNVYKVETIGDAYMVVGGVPVPVPTHAERVANFALGMIIAAKGVQNPVSGNPIQIRVGIHTGPVLAGVVGEKMPRYCLFGDTVNIASRMESHGVPSKIHLSSSAYQCLKYKNFEMTERGEIEVKGKGKMHTYFLIRNKTAAENEIMGRPMKDLDSGHESVQSFQEGGTETIPSCHQPVTQTQPEKDQTPAIAMKYIDGPTEAQNSLKRNQARIADLTGKTYDSKSDGSLHGDQHTDDGPCPLNRGRVKPATEEPRIRNVRSNFCTLL